GAGGGCACTCTGGAGCAGCGTTGATGCCGTCGGGAAGGACGTCGAATTCTATCCTGGAACCTGCGGCAAAGGTGAGCCAGGACAGGGCGTCCCGGTCTGGATGGGTGGAGCGCATGCAAGACTCAGGGACATACCGCTTAGGAGGCCGTGAGGTGGTGGAGATGTTTGACGTTAACGAACTCATCCTGAAGAAGGCCAAAGAGCTCGGCTTCGGCGACGTCGTCGTTCTCTCCCACGAGATGAACAGGAGGCAGGTCCGCTTTGCCAACAACGAGATAACAGTGGCGAAAAACTGGCACGAGAGAAAGGTCGAGCTCTTCGTCGAGCTGGAGAAGAGAATAGCCGGGACGACGATAACCGAACTGAGCGAGGAGAACATCGAGCGCACCCTCAAGACGCTCCTGAGCAACATGAAGGGAATGGCACCCAAGGAGGACTACTACGGAATAGCGGAGGGCCCGTTTGAGTACAGGGACATCCCGGAGACCTTCGATAAAGCCATCGTCGAGCTCGACGAGCCGAACGAGTACGTGGAGAGGGCAATAAACGCGGCCCTTGAGGAAGGTGCCAAGAGGGTAGCGGGAGTCCTCTACACCGACCACGACAGGATTTACCTCACCACGAGCAACGGCGTGGAGGCCTTTGACGAGGGAACAGGGATAGAGATAAGCGTCAGGGCATTCATCGGCGACCTCGAGAGCGGCCACGGGACGAACTCCGTAAGGGTTCTCAAGAAGTTCGACCCCGAATCGGCCGGAAGAAAGGCCGGGGAGATAGCGAGCTTGGCGAGAAACCCGGAGCAGGGACCTGAAGGGAAGTTTGACGTCATCTTCGACCCATTAGCGTTTGCCAACCTGCTCAGCTACATGAGCTTCATGACGTCAGCTTACGCCGCCGAGGCCGGCTTCAGCTTCCTCGTCAACAAGCTCGGCCAAAAGGTTGCGAATGAGATAGTGACAATCAAGGACGTCGGCAACATGCCGAACGGCTACGGGACCAGAAAGTTCGACGACGAGGGCGTTCCCACGAGGGAAACGGCGATAATCGAGAACGGAACCTTCAGGACGTTCCTCCTCAACACGAGCCTGGCGAGGAAGTACAAGACCGAGACAACGGCCAACGCAGGTTTAATAATGCCGCACGCGTGGAACATCGTCCTCGAGCCGGGTGACTACTCGAGGGAAGAACTGTTCAGCGAGGTCAAGCGCGGCATCTACATAACCAACGTCTGGTACACGCGCTTCCAGAACTACGTCACCGGCGACTTCTCCACCATCCCGAGGGACGGAATATTCCTCGTCGAGAACGGCGAGCTTAGGCCGATAAGGAACATCCGCGTCAGCGACAACCTCCAGAACATACTGGAGAGCATAGCGGCCCTTACCAAGGAGAGCCACCACGTCCACTGGTGGGAGGTTGATACGCCGGTTTCAACGCCCTACGTTCTGGTGAAGGATGTTGGGATAACGAGGGCGACGAAGTGAGCCCTTTCCCTTTCTTTTTGCCATTATTCATTGACGAAAAATCTTTATAACCTGACACCAGAGCTTGTGCAGAGGGCTCTAGTGGCGGGTGAGATTGGTGTTGGAAATACTAAACGTAATCATGCGGTTTCTCACGTGGGGTTTTGCCACTTATAGATGGAGAAAGAGGGGCGAGTACTTCATGCTCCTACTGAGCATCGCCCTTTGGATGGATTTCTTGGCGGCTCTTACCCAGAAGCAAGTACTCTCCGATTTCGGCCTAAACCCTAACTTAGCTTCCCTGATACCACTTATGTCGCTCATGGCAGTGTTTGAGGGCATTCTCCTGATTGCCGCATCTCTTTCGCTTCGGGATCGAATTAAGACACTGTGGGGCCAGTTTTTGCTCCTTGCCTGCGGTATCGCCGGCCCAACGTATGTCCTGCTTACAGTGCTCCTTGACGCTTCACCCCTGGTCATCACGGCGTTTCCAGTCCCATTCATGGGCGTTTCCCTCATGTTCCTCGGCTATTCCTTAATTAAAGAGGAAGTCGGTCTAAAGACGGTATCCACTCTCTTTCCCGTCGGGGCGTTTTTGCTGGGAGCCATCAACCTCACCTACCCTCTGACCGCCAGGACTTCCGTAGCAAGCTATTTCTACGGGTTGGGGGCACTTTTTAGGGCTATGATGTTCCTTGGAATGATGAGGTGCGCTTTTCTGACTGTGAAACCACCGGAGATGCCAATAACCGAGCTTCCCACCGGCGCCTTCTACTCGGACAGTGGGAGAGCCTTTGATATTCTCCTCCAGGAGATGCAGTCCAGTGGAAATGGGGTTCTCATCACAAGGAAGTCCCTGGAGGGCTTTAAACCAAAATTTCCGGTGTTCTGGATGACCAAGGTTGCGTCGGGGATGATAGGCGAGAACATCATAGCGCTCTCCCCAACCAATATAGGCATCCTCATAGACCTCGTCAAGAGGCACCTCGAAAAGGGGCATTCCCTCGTAGTGATCGACTGTTTTGAGTACTTGATGGTGGAGAACGGCTTTGAAAACGCGTTCAAATTCCTGCTCTCCCTGAAGGACACCGTCGTGAAGTACAACGGAACCCTCGTTGTGGTAATCGAGCCTTCTGCATATTCCAAGAAGCAGATGGCGATGCTGATGAGGGAGTTTGAAAGGCTGGACATCTAAGGCACGCGTTCTAATCACCTTTTACTTAGATGTCTTGGCTCGACATCACCCAGGACACTGATGCTCTGCATAACTTTGAAGGCCAATCCTATCCCTGGGAGAAGCACTGCAAAGGCCAGCCTCGCCTTTTGGAGTCCCATGCGGTCAACGGCGAACCCGTAGAGGGTGTAGAAGGTAGCCATCACAAGGGCGGAGAACATCATGTCGAGAGACGTTATCGTTGCACTCTTCTCGCTCGGTATCCTGTGCTGGAACTTTGCCCGATTCTTTTTCTTCTTTTATCCGAACAGACCCAGCGCCGGGCCAAGGGTTATCGCCATGCTGAACAGCCCGCCGAGGAGGAGGGCCAAAAACGCCCTATTCTCCTCCACCGCGAGTATATAAGCCGCTAAAGCACCGGTCCATACGCCGGTTCCAGGGAGGGGAATCGCTACGAAGATGAAGAGGCCCCAGAAACCCCACTTCTCGACGTAGGGGTGTGCCTTTTTCCTCACTCTCTCGACGTAGTAGAGGTAGAGGTGAGCTATTTTCCTCAAGGGGGTTCTCTCAAGCCAGAGCATAACGCGGTCTATGTATGGAAGGACTGCAGGAAGGATGACAGAGAGGAACAGGACGCCGAGGGATGCCGCTAAGAGCGTCTCCCACAGGGAATACCCCCTTCCTATGCTATAGACTATCGCGTAGCGTCCCTCGAATGTCGGGATGAGCGAGAGCAGGAAGACCTGAAGGAACTCATTCAACGTTCAGCACCCCCAGTTTAAGCGCATTCACGACGGCGCGGTAGTAGGGGAGCCACCACTCTTCGGTCATCTCGACCAGCAAGGCAACCCACGGCCCGAGGAACGCTGAAAAGAGCACGTCGCTGAACCAGTGGGCGTGGAGGAAAAGCCTTGAAAGGCCTACTCCAAGCGCCCAGCCCCACCAGAGCGGCCAGAGCCTCTTCCAGCGTCTGCTCAGGAAATACGCAAGCACGGCAGCCCTTGTTGTGTGGCCCGAGGGGAAGGCAAAGTAGTCAGCGTTCTTTATTGCTTCGAACAAACTCCAGTGAACCTGAGCCTCTCCAGGCCGGGGGACACTGGTTAGAACCTTTAACAGGCCCACTATGACCATAGAGACCGCAATACCGGCGGTTAGTTCAAGGGTGAACCTGCTTAACCTCCCCCTTTCCTTGAAATCCCACAGGAGAAAGAGAAGGATGTAAACGGCAGTGAGGGCGAAGCTCGCCGTGTCCGTGAAGGCACTGGTCAGGGGCCCGCCCGAAGGAAGGACCGAGTTCACCCACTCGTTTACCCCGCTAAATGCTCCGGTTAT
The sequence above is drawn from the Thermococcus pacificus genome and encodes:
- a CDS encoding DUF835 domain-containing protein yields the protein MLEILNVIMRFLTWGFATYRWRKRGEYFMLLLSIALWMDFLAALTQKQVLSDFGLNPNLASLIPLMSLMAVFEGILLIAASLSLRDRIKTLWGQFLLLACGIAGPTYVLLTVLLDASPLVITAFPVPFMGVSLMFLGYSLIKEEVGLKTVSTLFPVGAFLLGAINLTYPLTARTSVASYFYGLGALFRAMMFLGMMRCAFLTVKPPEMPITELPTGAFYSDSGRAFDILLQEMQSSGNGVLITRKSLEGFKPKFPVFWMTKVASGMIGENIIALSPTNIGILIDLVKRHLEKGHSLVVIDCFEYLMVENGFENAFKFLLSLKDTVVKYNGTLVVVIEPSAYSKKQMAMLMREFERLDI
- a CDS encoding COG2426 family protein; amino-acid sequence: MNEFLQVFLLSLIPTFEGRYAIVYSIGRGYSLWETLLAASLGVLFLSVILPAVLPYIDRVMLWLERTPLRKIAHLYLYYVERVRKKAHPYVEKWGFWGLFIFVAIPLPGTGVWTGALAAYILAVEENRAFLALLLGGLFSMAITLGPALGLFG
- a CDS encoding TldD/PmbA family protein; translation: MFDVNELILKKAKELGFGDVVVLSHEMNRRQVRFANNEITVAKNWHERKVELFVELEKRIAGTTITELSEENIERTLKTLLSNMKGMAPKEDYYGIAEGPFEYRDIPETFDKAIVELDEPNEYVERAINAALEEGAKRVAGVLYTDHDRIYLTTSNGVEAFDEGTGIEISVRAFIGDLESGHGTNSVRVLKKFDPESAGRKAGEIASLARNPEQGPEGKFDVIFDPLAFANLLSYMSFMTSAYAAEAGFSFLVNKLGQKVANEIVTIKDVGNMPNGYGTRKFDDEGVPTRETAIIENGTFRTFLLNTSLARKYKTETTANAGLIMPHAWNIVLEPGDYSREELFSEVKRGIYITNVWYTRFQNYVTGDFSTIPRDGIFLVENGELRPIRNIRVSDNLQNILESIAALTKESHHVHWWEVDTPVSTPYVLVKDVGITRATK
- a CDS encoding phosphatase PAP2 family protein, yielding MAKSEHKRGFLALTLALFALLTLQITGAFSGVNEWVNSVLPSGGPLTSAFTDTASFALTAVYILLFLLWDFKERGRLSRFTLELTAGIAVSMVIVGLLKVLTSVPRPGEAQVHWSLFEAIKNADYFAFPSGHTTRAAVLAYFLSRRWKRLWPLWWGWALGVGLSRLFLHAHWFSDVLFSAFLGPWVALLVEMTEEWWLPYYRAVVNALKLGVLNVE